In Eucalyptus grandis isolate ANBG69807.140 chromosome 4, ASM1654582v1, whole genome shotgun sequence, the following proteins share a genomic window:
- the LOC104442555 gene encoding ABC transporter B family member 9 gives MNKDENSSELPRGGDRNKGNEQKVSFFKLFVFADRLDVLYMVVGSVAAIANGLSQPLLTIIFGEIIQSFGSTNRDHIVKEVSKAAVWFLYLALGSAVASFLQVACWMITGERQATRIRGLYLKTILRQDISYFDTETTTGEVIGRMSGDTILIQDAMGEKVGKFVQLMTTFLGGFVVAFTRGWLLSSVLLSCIPLIVIAGGAISLIMSKMTSQGQIAYAAAGNVVEQTVGAIRTVASFTGEKRALEKYDSKLEVAYKSTVNQGLVSGIGLGVIMLIVLWTYGLAVWYGSKLIIEKGYNGGKIINIITALLVGGMSLGQTSPCLNAFASGQAAAYKMFETIERKPLIDSYDTSGMILEDIKGDIELRNVHFRYPARPDVQIFAGISLKVPSGKTAALVGQSGSGKSTVISLLERFYDPDSGEVLIDGINLKDLQLKWIREKIGLVGQEPVLFLTTIRENIAYGKENATDEEIRQTIQLANAATFIDKLPKGLDTMVGEHGTQLSGGQKQRIAIARAILKNPRILLLDEATSALDAESERVVQDALENVMTNRTTVIVAHRLTTIRTADIIAVVHRGKIVEQGTHKELIRDPEGGYSQLIHLQKGNKATEEKLGPVDTKLDASFEVNKAPVRTISRNASGRPSMRTSISRGSSGSRHSFALSFDVPGPITLIRMGEEEEQNERTELDNEKRQSVSIRRLAYLNKPEFPLLVLASLAASVHGVVFPISGLLLSSAIKMFYEPADQLKRDSKFWALIYVGLGCIILVFVPIQNYLFGIAGGKLIKRIRYMTFQKVVHQQISWFDNPANSSGAVGARLSTDASTMRSIVGDALALIVQNVATVMAGLLIAFIANWILAFIVIAVSPLILAEGFIQAKFLQGFSADAKEKYEEASQVANDAVGSIRTVASFCAESKVMDLYEEKCDGPKEQGVRLGLVSGIGYGFSFLAIYCTNAFLFYIGAILVQHGKATFPEVFKVFYALTISAYGVSQSSTLAPDTNKAKDSAASIFSILDSKPQIDSSNDEGIVLENVTGKIELEHVSFTYPTRPDVQIFKDLSLTIPAGKTVALVGESGSGKSTVISLLERFYDPDSGHVFLDRVLIQKFKLSWLRQQLGLVGQEPILFNETLRDNIAYGKQGGASEDEIIAAAKASNAHNFISSLPQGYDTSVGERGVQLSGGQKQRIAIARAIVKNPKILLLDEATSALDAESESIVQEALDRVMVNRTTVVVAHRLTTIKNADIIAVVKNGAIAEQGRHDTLMKIPDGAYASLLALHASASK, from the exons ATGAACAAAGACGAAAATTCATCGGAGCTACCACGAGGTGGCGATCGAAATAAAGGGAATGAGCAGAAAGTGTCCTTCTTTAAGTTGTTTGTCTTCGCGGACCGCCTGGATGTCCTTTACATGGTTGTCGGTAGTGTGGCCGCCATAGCAAACGGGCTCTCGCAGCCTCTCCTAACAATCATATTCGGCGAGATCATCCAATCTTTCGGCTCCACCAACCGTGATCACATTGTTAAGGAAGTCTCGAAG GCGGCCGTCTGGTTTTTGTACTTGGCTCTCGGTTCGGCAGTCGCTTCTTTTCTCC AGGTAGCTTGTTGGATGATTACTGGAGAGAGGCAAGCGACGCGGATTCGAGGCTTGTACCTGAAAACAATACTCAGACAAGACATTTCCTACTTTGACACCGAAACAACGACTGGAGAAGTCATTGGGAGGATGTCAGGAGACACCATTCTCATTCAGGATGCAATGGGGGAAAAG GTTGGAAAATTTGTACAACTCATGACGACATTCTTAGGAGGTTTTGTAGTTGCTTTTACGAGAGGCTGGCTTCTCTCCTCGGTTCTTCTCTCTTGCATTCCTCTCATTGTGATTGCTGGAGGGGCTATTTCATTGATCATGTCTAAAATGACAAGTCAAGGACAGATTGCCTATGCAGCAGCTGGAAATGTTGTGGAACAGACAGTCGGGGCCATTAGGACT GTTGCATCCTTCACGGGTGAAAAGAGAGCGCTAGAAAAGTATGACAGCAAGCTGGAAGTTGCATATAAATCTACCGTGAACCAAGGGCTTGTCTCAGGCATAGGACTTGGAGTTATTATGCTAATTGTGTTGTGGACTTATGGACTTGCCGTGTGGTATGGATCGAAATTAATCATAGAGAAAGGATACAATGGTGggaaaatcatcaatatcatAACAGCCCTCTTGGTTGGAGGAAT GTCGCTGGGCCAGACATCTCCTTGCCTAAATGCATTTGCATCAGGACAAGCCGCAGCGTACAAGATGTTTGAGACCATTGAACGAAAACCACTTATTGATTCCTATGACACCTCAGGAATGATATTGGAAGATATAAAAGGCGACATTGAGCTTAGGAATGTTCATTTTAGGTACCCTGCGAGGCCAGATGTGCAAATCTTTGCTggaatttctttgaaagtcCCGAGCGGCAAAACGGCAGCTCTAGTCGGTCAAAGTGGCAGTGGGAAATCCACAGTGATCAGCTTGCTCGAGAGATTCTATGATCCTGATTCTGGTGAAGTACTTATTGACGGCATCAATTTGAAGGATCTTCAGCTTAAATGGATCAGGGAGAAAATTGGATTAGTGGGTCAGGAACCGGTCTTGTTTTTAACTACGATAAGAGAGAACATAGCCTATGGAAAGGAAAATGCAACTGATGAGGAAATCAGACAAACGATTCAACTTGCCAATGCTGCAACATTTATTGACAAGCTGCCGAAG GGGCTTGACACAATGGTAGGAGAGCATGGAACACAATTATCTGGTGGACAAAAGCAGCGAATCGCCATAGCAAGGGCCATTCTAAAGAACCCGAGAATCCTCCTACTTGACGAAGCAACAAGTGCGCTTGATGCAGAGTCAGAACGAGTCGTTCAAGATGCCTTGGAGAATGTTATGACAAACCGAACTACTGTTATAGTCGCACATCGCTTGACAACCATCAGAACTGCAGACATCATTGCAGTTGTGCACCGTGGCAAAATAGTGGAGCAAG GAACTCACAAAGAGCTGATCAGAGACCCCGAGGGGGGCTATTCGCAGCTTATCCATTtgcaaaaaggaaataaagccACTGAAGAGAAACTTGGCCCAGTAGATACTAAACTGGATGCAAGTTTTGAAGTCAACAAGGCACCGGTTAGAACCATTAGCAGAAATGCATCTGGTAGACCATCCATGAGAACATCTATAAGCAGAGGTTCATCAGGAAGCCGCCACTCCTTTGCTCTCAGCTTTGATGTTCCTGGTCCAATTACTCTCATTAGGATGGGTGAAGAGGAGGAACAGAACGAGAGAACTGAACTGGACAATGAGAAGCGTCAGAGTGTATCCATCAGACGTCTTGCATATTTGAATAAGCCTGAGTTTCCGTTACTGGTTCTTGCATCCCTTGCTGCCTCAGTACATGGAGTGGTGTTTCCAATATCTGGACTCTTGTTGTCCTCTGCTATTAAAATGTTCTATGAACCTGCTGACCAACTGAAGAGAGATTCCAAATTCTGGGCACTCATTTATGTCGGTCTGGGATGCATCATTTTAGTATTCGTGCCGATTCAGAACTATCTTTTTGGCATTGCTGGTGGCAAGTTAATTAAAAGGATACGGTACATGACTTTTCAGAAAGTTGTACACCAACAAATTAGTTGGTTTGATAATCCTGCTAACTCAAG TGGTGCAGTTGGTGCGAGATTGTCTACTGATGCATCAACAATGCGGAGTATAGTTGGAGATGCATTAGCTCTGATTGTCCAAAATGTAGCAACAGTCATGGCCGGATTGCTCATAGCATTCATAGCAAACTGGATATTGGCTTTCATAGTTATTGCAGTGTCGCCTTTGATACTCGCTGAAGGATTCATCCAAGCTAAATTCTTGCAGGGGTTCAGTGCAGATGCCAAG GAGAAGTATGAGGAAGCTAGTCAAGTGGCGAACGATGCGGTCGGTAGCATCCGCACGGTGGCATCCTTTTGTGCGGAGAGCAAGGTGATGGATTTGTATGAAGAGAAATGTGATGGCCCAAAGGAGCAGGGAGTCCGGCTTGGGCTTGTGAGTGGGATTGGATATGGCTTCTCCTTCCTTGCGATCTACTGCACAAATGCGTTCTTGTTCTACATCGGAGCTATACTGGTGCAACATGGGAAAGCAACCTTTCCAGAAGTTTTCAAG GTGTTCTATGCTTTAACTATTTCAGCGTATGGGGTTTCCCAGAGCAGCACGTTGGCCCCAGACACTAACAAGGCCAAAGATTCAGCTGCTtctatcttttcaattttggatAGCAAGCCTCAGATAGACTCTAGCAACGATGAAGGAATTGTGCTCGAGAATGTAACTGGAAAGATAGAGTTGGAACATGTCAGTTTCACATATCCAACAAGACCAGACGTCCAAATCTTCAAAGACTTGTCCTTGACCATCCCCGCCGGCAAG ACGGTTGCTTTAGTTGGAGAAAGCGGCAGTGGGAAATCGACAGTGATCAGTCTCTTAGAGAGATTCTATGATCCTGATTCTGGCCATGTGTTCTTAGATCGTGTGCTGATTCAAAAGTTCAAGCTGAGTTGGCTGAGACAACAGCTGGGTTTGGTAGGCCAAGAGCCTATACTCTTCAATGAAACACTCCGTGACAACATTGCTTACGGTAAACAAGGTGGCGCCTCTGAGGATGAGATCATTGCCGCCGCAAAGGCATCAAATGCACACAACTTCATATCTTCCCTGCCTCAAGGTTATGATACATCAGTTGGGGAGCGAGGAGTGCAATTATCGGGGGGACAGAAACAGAGGATAGCTATTGCTCGGGCCATTGTGAAGAATCCTAAGATACTTCTGCTTGATGAAGCGACGAGTGCGTTGGATGCAGAATCAGAGAGCATTGTGCAAGAGGCACTAGACAGGGTTATGGTGAATCGGACAACTGTAGTTGTGGCTCACCGCCTTACGACGATAAAGAATGCGGACATAATTGCGGTTGTAAAGAATGGAGCCATTGCCGAGCAGGGAAGGCACGACACTCTGATGAAGATACCTGACGGCGCTTATGCGTCGCTGCTGGCACTTCACGCAAGTGCGTCAAAGTGA